The genomic region TAAAGAAATGCTGGAAATACTTAAAGCAGCCGAATTAACAAAACATTGCGGATAATAAAACAATTAAAGGATTTTATAGGTGATTAGCGGGATAGGTATTGACATCGTAGGCGTAGAAAGGATTAAATACCTCGTAGAGACTTACGGCGATAGATTTCTAAATAGAGTTTTTTCGTTAACTGAATTAAATAATATTTATAAAATTAAAAATAAAAGTAATATCGAACAAAAAATAGCCGGTTTTTTTGCGGCAAAAGAAGCTTTTTTAAAATCTTTGCACATAGGACTTTTTTCTATACCATTGAATTGCATTGCCGTATATAATAAGCAAAGCGGAGCTCCTTTTTTATTTATAGATGATAAAATAAAAAAATTTATCTTAGATACTTATAATATTAAAATCGGCACGATAAATTTATCTATTTCTCATGATAACGGTTTAGCTATAGCTACCGTAATAATTGAAAATACATAATTTATGCAATTTATATATATAATATATAATATATAATATATTTAGATAATATTTTTATACTTATATAATTACAATGCTGCCTTAATAAATACATTCTATTTGATTATAATGAAATTATACTATTCGGAAAACTTAAAGCAGATAGATTCTAAAACATATTCGGATTTCGGCTATTCTGAAGCTGTTTTAATGGAAAATGCAGGTTCAGGCTGTTTTAGAGAATTTGTTAAAGTTTACAATAAGAACGAAAACGTATTAAGTAAAAATTACGTAATTTCCGTTATCTGCGGAAAAGGTAATAACGGAGGGGACGGTTTTGTGTTCTCGCGATATTTATTTAATGCGGGATATAACGTAAAAACAATTATACTTGCCGAGCCGAATAATTATACCGGCATTGCAAAATTAAATCTTGATATTTTAATAAAATTAAATGTTGAAATAATTCAG from Candidatus Acididesulfobacter guangdongensis harbors:
- the acpS gene encoding holo-[acyl-carrier-protein] synthase, with product MISGIGIDIVGVERIKYLVETYGDRFLNRVFSLTELNNIYKIKNKSNIEQKIAGFFAAKEAFLKSLHIGLFSIPLNCIAVYNKQSGAPFLFIDDKIKKFILDTYNIKIGTINLSISHDNGLAIATVIIENT